The Sedimentibacter sp. zth1 DNA segment ATATAAAGGAAAATATTGCATAGAATCATTCAATCCACTTGTTTTACTTTGGTATAAAAAGCATAAGTCCAATGTAATACGTGGTCAACTATCTACAAATTATAAAAATGATAATGTTTCAGGCAATAGATTTAGAAATTTCTTATTAACCTTTTTATTGTTTAATATTGTAACAAAACCTGATTTTATAGCTTATAATATAGATTACAAAAAAAACATATCATTTTTGGTTTGTACTAAAATTTATAATATATCAGGTTTTGCATGGACTGTTAAAAATCAATCTGAGTTGAATGATAGTAGAAATTACTATAATGTATTTATATTTCAAGATTTTATTCCTAAATAGATAACTAAAAAAATATTATGAAAAAATTGACATTACAGAAAAAACATACTAAAATATATTAAGGGTAAAAATAATATATAAGGTGGTGTTATATTTATACTACTAATGTATAAATAAAATAGTGTGGAGATCAATAAAAAATACAGTACTATCTTAAATAATTTCAAAAACAAAGTCATAGATAGTTGTTGCGTTAAGGCGATAATAGTCTATGGTAGTTATGCGAGTTCTGAATTGTGGAAAAAATCAAATTTGAACATATGGGTTATAACCGATATGCAAAATATAAAGGATAAAGATCAGTACTCAATAGAAGAGGATGACGTGGTTTTAAATATTGAAGTATTTGCAAAAGATTTTTTGTTATATATGTTAAGTAGCAATCAACACAAAAATTTTTACAATACTGTGCTTCATAAATGCAAGCTGTATTATTGTGTAGATAATGATATAGAAAGATTATGTGTCAATAGAACAAGTCTTGCAGAAGAAGAAAAGATAAAAGTATTATTAAGAGAAGGTTGTTATGCTGTTTCATGTTTAAGAAAAGCAGAAAAGATATTAAAACACAAGCAAAATCTTGTTTTAGGATATAGCATAATATCAAGACTTGTTAACCATTTAGCTAAAATAGAGGTTGCAATGGCAAATCAATACAATAATGAATATGTTGAGGACCAAGCGATAAAATTAAATCATGATTGTTTTTACAGTTTATATATAGATTTAATAAATAGTAAAATACAAATTATGAGTCTTCAAAACAAACTCATTAAGTGTAATGATTACTTAACTAAAAGGTATAAAAAAATTTTCAACCCACTTATAAAGTGGATGATGACGCAACAACAAGATAAAACAGTTTCTGAAATAAATAATTATTTATATGATACTTATGAAATTAAAAATGAAGAAAATAATCTTATTGATGTTTATAATTATTTATACTGTAAAAAGATTTTGATTAAGAATTTTAAGAGCATTTCACTTTTAGATGATTCAAATGAAAAATACAATGAAATATCATTTTCATATAATATCAAGGATGATTGTATAATTTAATACAATCATTTTGTATTTTATAGATTAAATTTAGATATAATTAAGAATTATTTAGTATAGGTGATTTTGTATATATTTATATATATTCGAAACAATACTACTAATTATAAAAAAGGTGGTATTTAAATGCAAAATCCAATGTTTTGTTATCAATGTGAACAAACTGCAGGAGGTAAAGGTTGTACCAAAATGGGTGTGTGTGGTAAAACACCTGAAATAGCTGCACTTCAAGATTTATTGATATATCAATTAAAAGGTATTAGTTGTTACGCTGATAACTTGTTAGAAAAAAAAGAAAAAGTAGATGAATATATTATTAAATTTGTAGAAGATGTTCTTTTTACAACTCTAACAAATGTAAATTTTGATGCAGAGGTTCACGTTAAGCTTTTAGAAAAATCACAAGAAATCAAAGATAATCTTAGGGAAAAGGCTGACAAGAATGCCTGCTATCCAGAGGAAGCAACCTATAATTTATCTTCTGCAAAATCAGATATGTTAAAAGATGCTGAAAAAGCAGGAATTATGTATAATCAAAATTTAGATGCTGATATTAGGTCGCTCCGTTCAACCATAATTTATGGATTAAAGGGAGTTAGTGCATATGCACAAGAAGCAAGAGATTTGGGGTTTCAAAATGAGCAAGTAAATAATTTCTTTTATAAGGCATTAAAATCAACTACTGATGATACTTTAAGTCTCGAAGATATGATTAGAATGACAATAAGAACAGGTGAGATAGCAGTTGAAGTAATGAAAGTTTTAGATGAGGCGCATACTACAAAGTATGAAAATCCAGAACCTAATAAAGTTAATGTACATGTTAAAAAAGGTCCTTTTATCATTGTATCGGGACATAATTTACATGATTTAGAAATGCTTTTAGAGCAAACAAAAGATAAAGGTATAAATATTTATACTCATGGTGAAATGCTGCCAGCACATGGATACCCAAGCCTTAAAAAGTATAAAAACCTTGTTGGTAATTTTGGTGGTGCATGGCAAGAACAGCAAAAAGAATTTGATGATATACCTGGTTGTATACTCATGACAACTAACTGTCTTATGAAACCAAGAGAAAGTTATAAAGACAGATTATTTACAACAAGTGTAGTTGGTTGGGATGGAGTACAATATATAGAACAAAAAAGCGATGGAACTAAAGATTTTACTCCTATTATTGAAAAGGCGCTTGAACTTGGTGGATTTGATAAAGATGAGGATAGACATGAAATATTAGTTGGTTTTGCACATAAAGCAACGTTATCACATGCTGAAGATATAATAAGATTAGTTAAAGAAGGTAAGATAAAACATTTCTTTTTGATTGGTGGATGTGATGGAGCTCGTACTGGAAGAAATTATTATACTGATTTTGCTAAAATGGTTCCTGAGGATTGTATAATTTTAACATTAGCTTGTGGAAAATACAGATTTAACAAGCTTGAGTTTGGTGACATAGAAGGTATTCCAAGATTGTTGGATGTAGGTCAATGTAATGATGCTTATTCAGCTGTAAGAATTGCACTTGCACTTTCCGATGCTTTTGAAACCGATATTAACCATTTACCGTTATCATTTATTATTTCTTGGTATGAACAAAAGGCTGTAGCAGTATTACTGGCATTATTATCTTTAGGAGTTAGAGATATCTATCTTGGACCTTCACTACCAGCATTTATTTCTCCTAATGTATTGCAGTATTTAGTTGATACTTTTAATATTAAAGCAATTAGTACACCTGAGGATGATTTGAAATCTTGTTTAAATCAAAACGTTTAATGTTTGAAAAATGTTTGCTATTACAAAATCAGTCTAAATGTAATAAATGTGTCTTCGAGTAAAAAACTACATTTCAAAGGTAGTTTAGAAAGCATAAATTAAATAAAATGTTGTTGCATCAATTAATAAATGTTATAATTATCTATAATATAGCAAAAAAAATTATAGGATAAAGGTATATTTTAAAGGATATTGAAATGATTGAAATTGGAATTAGTAATTTAGCAAAAAGTTTTGGTGTTGATAAAATATTTGAAAATATAACATTTGATATTAAGGAAAAAGAAAGAGTTGGTATAGTAGGTAAAAATGGTGTAGGTAAAACTACACTTATGAAAATTATATATGGTGATGAGGATGCTTCTAATGGCCAAGTTAGTATTAGAAAAGGTTTAAAAATTGGCTATTTAGAGCAGGTTCCAAATTATAGTGAAGATGTTTTGGCTATTGATATTTTGCATGAAGCATTTAGAGATGTCTATTGTCTGGAAAAGGAAATGGAAAACTTGCAGAATGAGTTTTCTAAGCATTTTGGTAATGAATTAGACATACTTGTGAAAAAATTTAGTGCAATACAGGACGAATATGAACTTAAGGGCGGATATAGATTAAAAGAAAAATTTAATAAGGTTATAGCTGGTTTGAATATAGCTCAGAACTTATTAAACAGTAAATTTAAACTTCTTAGCGGTGGAGAAAAGACAAGAATAGTGTTAGGTAAAATATTATTAGAAAACCCGGATATTCTTTTACTTGATGAGCCATCTAATCATCTTGATATAAAGTCGGTTGAGTGGTTAGAACAGTATTTATCAACATATGAAGGTACTGTGGTCATTATTTCTCACGACAGATATTTTCTTGATAATGTTGCTACTAAAATTGTTGAAATAACAAGTGATAGCGCTGATGTGTATTTAGGGAACTATTCTAAATATGTCATTCAAAAGGAGCTTAAATTTATTCAGGCTATGAAGGAGTATGAAGCTCAGCAAAGAAAAGTGAATAAGATGGAAGAACAGATACATCGTTATCGTGTATGGGGAGAAATGCGTGACAGCGATAAAATGTACAGGCGTGCCAAGGAACTTGAAAAAAGACTTGCAAAAATGGATGAGATTAAAAGACCTGTTAAAGATAAAAAAATCAAAAGTTTTTCCTTAACTACTCAGGGCAGAAGCGGAAATGATGTTATAGTAATTGACAATGTAAGTAAATCTTTTGATGATAAAGAATTGTTTACAGATGCTTCAATGACTGTGTTTTATAAAGATAGTCTGTGTATTTTAGGTGAAAATGGTACTGGAAAATCAACTCTTATTAAAATGATTTTAGGGAGTATGTCTTATGATACAGGTAACATCAAATTAGGTAGCAGAATACAAATAGGTTATCTTCCTCAGGATGTTAGATTTGAGAATGAAGAAGACAAAGTTGTGGATTACTTTTCATATAAATATGGTATTTCCACAAGTGAAGCTAGGAAAGAGTTAGCAAAAATTTTATTTTTTGAAGATGATGTGTATAAAAAAATAAAAACACTTTCTGGAGGAGAAAAAACAAGACTTAAGCTGTTAACAATCATGTATGAAAAATCAAATGTTTTGATACTTGATGAGCCAACTAATCACTTAGATATAGAATCAAGAGAGTCATTAGAGGAAGATTTGATAAACTATGATGGAACAATCATTTTTGTTTCGCATGATAGATACTTTATTGACAAGGTTGCAACAAGGATTGTAGAAATAGAAAATAATAGATTCAAAGTATATGACTTTGATTACGAAGGATACAAAGAGCAGAAGAACAGAGTTATTGAAGAATTAAAAGAGGCAAATGATAATTGTATTAATTTAGAAACAAAGACTGTGTCGGAATCAAAAGAGGATTATCAAAAGAAAAAAGAAGATGCAAGACGTATTAAAAAGAAAAAACGTGACTTAAAAAAATTAGAAGATACTATTATGACTACTGAAGAAGAACTAAAAACTACTGAAAAACTTTTGTATAGTAATAGAAAAGATATTGATTTAAATGAAATTCATATTAAGTATACTAATTTAAAAGAAAATTTAAATAAAATGTACGAAGAATTAGATTGTATGTATGAGGATGAAGAAATTCAACAATTTTTAGAGTAGTTGCAAAATTAAAATATAATTTTGCAACTAATTTCTATTTATGCTCCATAGGTTTTGGTTAGTGAATCCATAAAAAGATTAAGTTTAGGTGGGCTGAATGTAAAGGTGAAAAATAGTGAAATAAAAAACATAATTCCTATTGTACATAATATGTTGCAATTTTTTGATTTATATTTGTCACTATTTAGTATTTTTAGACTTAAGCGATAAGTTATTATTACAGAAATTATAAAAATTAAAACGTCTATGATTACAAAATTGCTTCCGATAATTCCTGAATAGGTGTAAAAAGATATTACTATAAATATCATTCCTATCAGAACAGATATAAATTTAGCGCAAATAAAATTATTATAATTTCTGCCATAGTAAATATATTCTATTATAGCAAATGCTATAACAGGGAAAAATAATAATTTTAAATGTTCCCAGACACTTTCATTTACTGCGCTAAAAAGTGCTACAACATCATTGCTTCCCGACCATGAATAAGCAAAATGCAATATAGTTCCTAAAACAATTGTGAAAACAGCACCTATTATATGTATATTTTTTATTTTCATATATATTTATACCTCCAAATTTTAATATACTTATTAGATAATATGTTCATTAATTTGGAATAAATACCTAATAAAAGAGAAATATTTATATTAATATATTTAACATATTGACGTATTTCAATATATTGAGTATAATTTATATAAACAAATAAATGGAAGAGTGATTAGAATGGAAAATAAATATACTAAAAATGCAAAAAAATTCAAAGCTTTGGCTGATCCTAATAGATTAATTATATTGGATATGTTGTCATCGGGTGAAAAATGTGCATGCAAATTATTAGAAGAACTTAATATAAACCAATCAACACTTTCACACCACATGAGTGTATTATGTGATGCGGGTATAGTAGATAACTATAAAGAAGGAAAATGGACACATTATTCGATATCAAAAAGTGGTTGCGAAAAATTAATAGATATAGTAAATAAAATCAAAGATTAGAAAGCATTAATAAATAAGATACTTAGCAATTGATTTGATTGCAAGTGATATTGTAAACTGAAATAATGACAATATGAAAGACAACATAACAAAGCCTACATGACCGATATTAAAGAGGATTATTAAAATAAATTGACCTATCACTACAATTAGAGAATCTAAAGATAATATTACTGATATTTTGTTTAGGATATTACTGACAGCGTTTTTGTTAGTAGAAATTTCTGATTTAGTTATTTTATAAAAATTAATTATGCAAATGGCATGTGGAATGAAAACAAATGAAAAATATATAAAGCACGGAATTATATAAATAGTATTTATAGCATTGAAACTTATTGTATCTTTAGTAAAAATATAAAGAAAAATTGCGAATAATGTTAGAGAAATTGTGTATGTTACACATGTTATTTTAATCAACATAGAAATATTATACTTTTTTTCATTAAAAAAAGTTTTCATACTTACCTCCAAATATATTTTATAATTTCACTATATCATTTAATAAAATTAATGTCAACAAATAATTATCGACAAACGATAAATATATATTTATTATCAATACTAATA contains these protein-coding regions:
- the hcp gene encoding hydroxylamine reductase; this translates as MQNPMFCYQCEQTAGGKGCTKMGVCGKTPEIAALQDLLIYQLKGISCYADNLLEKKEKVDEYIIKFVEDVLFTTLTNVNFDAEVHVKLLEKSQEIKDNLREKADKNACYPEEATYNLSSAKSDMLKDAEKAGIMYNQNLDADIRSLRSTIIYGLKGVSAYAQEARDLGFQNEQVNNFFYKALKSTTDDTLSLEDMIRMTIRTGEIAVEVMKVLDEAHTTKYENPEPNKVNVHVKKGPFIIVSGHNLHDLEMLLEQTKDKGINIYTHGEMLPAHGYPSLKKYKNLVGNFGGAWQEQQKEFDDIPGCILMTTNCLMKPRESYKDRLFTTSVVGWDGVQYIEQKSDGTKDFTPIIEKALELGGFDKDEDRHEILVGFAHKATLSHAEDIIRLVKEGKIKHFFLIGGCDGARTGRNYYTDFAKMVPEDCIILTLACGKYRFNKLEFGDIEGIPRLLDVGQCNDAYSAVRIALALSDAFETDINHLPLSFIISWYEQKAVAVLLALLSLGVRDIYLGPSLPAFISPNVLQYLVDTFNIKAISTPEDDLKSCLNQNV
- the abc-f gene encoding ribosomal protection-like ABC-F family protein, with translation MIEIGISNLAKSFGVDKIFENITFDIKEKERVGIVGKNGVGKTTLMKIIYGDEDASNGQVSIRKGLKIGYLEQVPNYSEDVLAIDILHEAFRDVYCLEKEMENLQNEFSKHFGNELDILVKKFSAIQDEYELKGGYRLKEKFNKVIAGLNIAQNLLNSKFKLLSGGEKTRIVLGKILLENPDILLLDEPSNHLDIKSVEWLEQYLSTYEGTVVIISHDRYFLDNVATKIVEITSDSADVYLGNYSKYVIQKELKFIQAMKEYEAQQRKVNKMEEQIHRYRVWGEMRDSDKMYRRAKELEKRLAKMDEIKRPVKDKKIKSFSLTTQGRSGNDVIVIDNVSKSFDDKELFTDASMTVFYKDSLCILGENGTGKSTLIKMILGSMSYDTGNIKLGSRIQIGYLPQDVRFENEEDKVVDYFSYKYGISTSEARKELAKILFFEDDVYKKIKTLSGGEKTRLKLLTIMYEKSNVLILDEPTNHLDIESRESLEEDLINYDGTIIFVSHDRYFIDKVATRIVEIENNRFKVYDFDYEGYKEQKNRVIEELKEANDNCINLETKTVSESKEDYQKKKEDARRIKKKKRDLKKLEDTIMTTEEELKTTEKLLYSNRKDIDLNEIHIKYTNLKENLNKMYEELDCMYEDEEIQQFLE
- a CDS encoding DUF6512 family protein → MKIKNIHIIGAVFTIVLGTILHFAYSWSGSNDVVALFSAVNESVWEHLKLLFFPVIAFAIIEYIYYGRNYNNFICAKFISVLIGMIFIVISFYTYSGIIGSNFVIIDVLIFIISVIITYRLSLKILNSDKYKSKNCNILCTIGIMFFISLFFTFTFSPPKLNLFMDSLTKTYGA
- a CDS encoding metalloregulator ArsR/SmtB family transcription factor; translation: MENKYTKNAKKFKALADPNRLIILDMLSSGEKCACKLLEELNINQSTLSHHMSVLCDAGIVDNYKEGKWTHYSISKSGCEKLIDIVNKIKD